A section of the Bos indicus isolate NIAB-ARS_2022 breed Sahiwal x Tharparkar chromosome 26, NIAB-ARS_B.indTharparkar_mat_pri_1.0, whole genome shotgun sequence genome encodes:
- the ACADSB gene encoding short/branched chain specific acyl-CoA dehydrogenase, mitochondrial has product MERATVRLLRGGALLRRNFPSCLSSWKTPPHALNSSQSEAQLKATSNGPPLAPLQTFTDEEMMIKSAVKKFAQEQVAPFVSKMDEDSKMEKSVIQGLFQQGLMGIEIDTKYGGTGASFFSSVLVIEELAKVDASVALVCDIQNTLINRMIRKYGTEEQKATYLPKLATEKASSICISETGAGSDSFAMKTRADKKGDYYIINGSKMWISSAEIAGLFVVMANADFSAGYKGITCFLVDGDTEGLHVGKPENKLGIRASSTCPVTFENVKVPKTNILGQVGHGYKYAIGSLNEGRIGIAAQMLGVAQGCFDYTIPYIKERKQFGRRVFDFQGLQHQVAHMATQLEAARLLTYNAARLLEAGRPMIKEASMAKYHASELAGLITSKCIEWMGGVGYTKSYPVEKYFRDAKIGTIYEGTSNIQLNTIAKCIGAEY; this is encoded by the exons CTACGAAGAAACTTCCCAAGCTGCCTGTCTTCCTGGAAAACTCCTCCTCATGCCCTAAATTCTTCTCAGTCAGAAGCTCAGCTCAAAGCGACAAGCAATGGACCACCTCTTGCCCCTCTGCAAACATTTACGGATGAGGAGATGATGATAAAGAGCGCAG ttAAAAAATTTGCCCAGGAACAAGTTGCTCCTTTTGTTTCAAAAATGGATGAAGattcaaaaatggaaaaatccGTAATACAAGGATTATTTCAACAAGGG tTGATGGGTATTGAAATTGACACAAAATATGGAGGAACAggagcttcatttttttcctctgtcctaGTGATAGAGGAGTTAGCCAAAGTTGATGCATCTGTGGCTCTGGTATGTGACATTCAGAACACATTAATTAACAGGATGATTAGAAAATATGGAACAGAAGAACAGAAGGCTACCTATTTGCCCAAGCTAGCTACAGAAAAG GCATCAAGTATCTGCATTTCAGAGACTGGAGCAGGTAGCGATTCATTTGCTATGAAGACCAGAGCTGATAAAAAGGGAGATTATTACATCATCAATGGGTCAAAGATGTGGATTAGCAGTGCTGAGATTGCTGGGCTGTTCGTGGTGATGGCAAATGCAGACTTTTCTGCT GGGTATAAAGGAATTACCTGCTTCTTGGTCGATGGTGATACCGAGGGCCTTCATGTAGggaaaccagagaacaaattgggAATCAGAGCATCTTCCACCTGCCCAGTCACATTTGAAAATGTCAAG gttCCAAAAACAAATATCCTGGGGCAGGTTGGGCACGGCTATAAGTATGCCATCGGGAGTCTTAATGAAGGCAGAATAGGAATCGCTGCCCAG atgctGGGAGTGGCTCAAGGCTGTTTTGACTACACTATTCCATAtattaaagaaaggaaacaatttGGCCGAAGGGTATTTGATTTTCAG GGGCTCCAACACCAAGTGGCTCACATGGCCACCCAGCTGGAAGCTGCTCGACTCCTGACATACAATGCTGCGAGGCTCTTAGAGGCTGGGAGGCCGATGATTAAAGAAGCATCTATGGCCAAATACCATGCGTCAGAG CTGGCAGGCCTCATTACCAGCAAGTGTATCGAGTGGATGGGAGGAGTGGGCTACACCAAAAGTTACCCTGTGGAAAAATACTTCCGAGATGCGAAGATTG GCACAATTTATGAAGGAACTTCAAATATCCAGCTGAACACCATCGCAAAGTGCATCGGTGCGGAATACTGA